A genomic stretch from Anaerococcus mediterraneensis includes:
- a CDS encoding DUF4236 domain-containing protein: MGFRFRKSINLGKGFRINLSKSGPGFSWGTKGFRLTKKAGGGFRSTAYIPGTGMSYTKDFKSFRKKPKKQAEAGAKSSTSQSQVPAGRQASPNAQGFGIDFANINSTALQDVLGQLEPVYPLRMAGLGVFILGLILTFVNTKLIFLAIAGALMYFYKKRSGNVEIEYEFENSSGHEYDLTNKLMEGILNSDKVWLVGTIDTNKGQNIILERMDLSISQSLPKGLSTNAKVYTLACGNLSLSFLPDALLINQNGANKAIDYNDLKVDLRAEEFLEESLVSDAKLIQKTYMYTNKSGGPDMRYKDNPEAFLVEYGVLEFINNSMDLVIVFSDTSIGSN, encoded by the coding sequence ATGGGTTTTAGATTTAGAAAAAGTATAAATTTAGGCAAGGGCTTTAGGATCAACCTTTCCAAGTCAGGACCAGGTTTTTCTTGGGGGACCAAGGGATTTAGGCTTACAAAAAAAGCAGGTGGTGGTTTTAGATCAACCGCCTACATACCAGGAACAGGTATGTCCTATACAAAAGATTTTAAAAGTTTTAGGAAAAAACCAAAAAAACAAGCCGAGGCTGGGGCAAAATCTAGTACTAGTCAAAGTCAAGTACCTGCAGGTAGGCAGGCAAGTCCAAACGCCCAGGGTTTTGGGATTGATTTTGCAAATATAAATTCAACAGCACTTCAGGATGTATTGGGTCAGCTAGAGCCAGTTTATCCTCTAAGGATGGCAGGTCTTGGAGTATTTATTTTGGGTCTTATCCTTACCTTTGTCAATACAAAACTGATTTTTCTAGCTATAGCTGGTGCTCTTATGTATTTTTACAAGAAAAGATCAGGCAATGTTGAGATAGAATATGAGTTTGAAAACTCATCAGGTCATGAATACGACCTTACAAATAAACTTATGGAAGGGATTTTAAATTCCGACAAGGTTTGGCTAGTTGGAACTATAGATACAAACAAGGGTCAAAATATAATCTTAGAGAGGATGGACTTATCCATAAGCCAAAGCCTGCCAAAGGGCCTATCTACAAATGCCAAGGTCTATACCCTAGCATGTGGCAATCTTTCACTTTCATTTTTGCCAGATGCCCTACTCATAAATCAAAATGGAGCCAACAAGGCTATTGACTATAATGATTTGAAAGTGGATTTGAGGGCTGAGGAGTTTTTAGAAGAAAGTCTAGTATCAGATGCCAAGCTGATCCAAAAAACCTACATGTACACCAACAAGAGTGGTGGTCCAGATATGAGATACAAGGACAATCCAGAGGCTTTTTTAGTAGAATATGGAGTCCTAGAATTCATTAACAATTCTATGGACCTAGTGATTGTGTTTTCTGATACAAGCATAGGTAGTAATTAA
- a CDS encoding YkvA family protein yields the protein MNKFKQVTSLLPIYFKAIVDKKTPILAKALALVAIAYIILPADVIPDLIPILGRVDDTVLTAALIYFSNQLIPQEIKDEKKIDKNENTSK from the coding sequence ATGAATAAATTTAAACAAGTCACAAGTCTCTTACCTATATATTTCAAAGCCATTGTTGATAAAAAAACACCAATTTTAGCTAAAGCTCTAGCCCTTGTAGCCATTGCCTATATAATCTTGCCAGCAGATGTCATTCCTGACTTGATACCAATCCTGGGTAGGGTTGATGACACAGTCCTAACAGCAGCTTTGATATATTTTTCCAACCAACTTATACCCCAAGAGATAAAAGATGAGAAAAAAATTGATAAAAATGAAAATACATCAAAATAA